From the Gasterosteus aculeatus chromosome 13, fGasAcu3.hap1.1, whole genome shotgun sequence genome, one window contains:
- the LOC120812940 gene encoding zinc-binding protein A33 codes for MAEKIAPLESYLSCHICSETFRDPVSLSCGHSFCSSCLQRFWEQAGNKKCPICKRKSSKDDLGVNFSLKALADSFAERQKTGSTETEKGEKKVEVVCCEHGEETKVFCEDEQKAVCPVCEFSLHQSHKVVPLEQAVRNNQEIPDLKSLQDKRDEHQRLKRTYNEVIQLSKKQLVSTKRKIRAEFNKLHQFLREEEESRLAALREEEEQKGKTISREMKMIEEQISSLSESISAVEEDLQKDKVSFLSSYKATQTRARVQSSLTDPQLVSGALIDVAKHLGNLSFRVWEKMKDQVHFSPVILDPNTAAKSLYLSDDLTSVRYGDTNQQLPENPERFTKYADVLGYEGFSSGKHSWEVEVGDHPYWLVGLVKESVNRRGEIFDSPLYGFWCLAYHSGKYTDGAGQTVRVKKSLQRIRVQLDYDRGDVSFYDPEDTTPICTHRDTFTEKLFPYFNIGKSGDAKTADIKICPTKEALA; via the coding sequence ATGGCTGAGAAAATTGCTCCTTTGGAAAGTTACCTGAGCTGCCATATTTGTTCAGAGACGTTCAGAGATCCCGTGTCACTGAGCTGCGGCCACAGCTTCTGTTCAAGCTGCCTGCAGCGATTCTGGGAACAAGCTGGAAACAAGAAATGTCCCATCTGTAAAAGAAAATCCTCAAAGGACGATCTTGGGGTGAATTTTTCACTGAAGGCACTGGCCGACTCCTTTGCTGAGAGACAGAAAACTGGATCAACTGAGacagaaaaaggagagaagaaggtggaggtggtgtgtTGTGAACATGGAGAAGAGACTAAAGTGTTCTGTGAGGACGAGCAGAAAGCTGTGTGTCCTGTCTGTGAGTTCTCTCTCCACCAGAGTCACAAGGTGGTTCCTCTAGAACAAGCAGTCAGGAACAACCAGGAGATACCTGACTTGAAGTCTCTGCAGGACAAGAGGGACGAACACCAAAGACTGAAGAGAACATACAATGAAGTGATCCAACTCTCCAAGAAGCAGCTGGTGTCCACAAAGAGGAAGATCAGAGCAGAGTTCAACAAGCTCCACCAGTtcctgagagaggaagaggagtccagACTGGCAgctctgagggaggaagaggagcagaaggggaagaccatcagcagagagatgaagatgatTGAGGAGCAGATCTCCTCTCTGTCAGAAAGCATCTCTGCTGTTGAAGAagacctgcagaaagacaaggtGTCGTTCCTCAGCAGTTATAAAGCCACTCAGACCAGAGCCAGAGTCCAGAGCTCACTGACAGATCCACAGCTGGTCTCAGGAGCGCTGATAGATGTGGCCAAACACCTGGGCAACCTGTCCTTCAGAGtctgggagaagatgaaggaccaGGTCCACTTCAGTCCTGTCATTTTGGACCCAAACACTGCAGCCAAGAGTCTCTATCTGTCTGATGATCTGACCAGTGTGAGATATGGAGACACAAACCAGCAGCTTCCTGAGAATCCAGAGAGATTCACTAAGTATGCAGATGTTCTGGGCTATGAGGGCTTCAGCTCAGGGAAACACagctgggaggtggaggtgggagacCATCCTTACTGGCTTGTAGGTTTGGTTAAAGAGTCAGTTAACAGGAGGGGAGAGATATTTGATTCACCATTATATGGATTCTGGTGTTTAGCTTATCACAGTGGAAAATACACTGATGGAGCTGGTCAGACTGTCAGAGTGAAGAAGAGTCTCCAGAGGATCAGAGTCCAGCTGGACTATGACAGGGGGGACGTGTCCTTCTACGACCCTGAAGACACGACTCCCATCtgcactcacagagacactttCACTGAGAAACTCTTCCCATATTTTAATATTGGAAAGTCTGGTGATGCTAAAACTGCTGATATCAAGATCTGCCCAACTAAAGAAGCTCTAGCGTAA